In Edaphobacter aggregans, the sequence ATCCGGCGATTTGGCAGGCTGCTTCATCGCGTTCGCATCGGTGACACACCCAGTTCAGTTTCCGAAGCCGAACTTGAGGATCTGGTTCGCCAGCTTGGGAGCGACAGCGAAACAATCACGTCGCCCATCACTTCGCCCTCCTTCGATGATTCCCTGATCTATTTGTCCACACACGATGCGCCTGGCTTTCTGCGGGCGGCATTCCTGGTTTGGGTTACGGAGGTGCGCCCAAGCCTGGCGGCCCAACCGGGAGAGTGTGGCTGTGGTTGTCTGGACGAGAAGTGTGTGCTGCTCGCCGAGTTGACTTTTCAAGTAAGCAAGGTATGGCAGGTTGTGGGAGCAGTAACGGTGGATGAATCGAGAAGACCCTATCTTCTCGAAACGCGCTTGCTCCAGGAATGGCTGTTGAACCAAGTAGGCGGTAGCGTTGGCGGCGCGGACGCGGCGAGCAGCAGCGTTGTGGCGGCGGGAGCGTTTCGACTCATTTCCCCTATTGAGGCGGTCGGGATGGGACCGGTTCTCAACGGCCTGACTGCCACCCCTGGGCCGGCCTCCAATACTTTTTACCTGGATTGGAGCGGACCGTCAGCCTATGTCGATCCGACTTTGGGTTCACCCGCTTCTTTCGCCTATGTGGTTAAGGGCACGGCGATGGGACCGATTGGGGCCACCGTGGGTATTCAGGTACTTGGTTTTGCCCCCGAGGGCATTGAAGTCGCAGTGAAGGGTGCAAATCCGACTGGGTTCATGGTAGAGATCAGCGAGATAACTGGAGGCTAGGTGCTGAGTTGTTAACTCATAGACAAGTCCTTCGTCCCGACGGAGTCTTTGGAACGATGCAGGAATGGAGTTGCGGTGTATGGCAAACGTTCAGCTGAACACTCCCGTGTTAATCGACGGGATACTGAACACGAATTTCTTCAACGGCCGCGTCCTGGCCGCGGAAGATCTGACTGCGCTGCAGACGGCCAATGCCCAGCAGCGTCGGCAGTTGGGTCGTAGCATCGGCGACGGTGTGGCATCCGGTCTGGAGGTCACGCTCGGAACTGATCCGACCGTGACCGTCCTGCACGTTACCGCAGGATTGGGGCTTAACCGCATGGGCGACGCCGTGGCTTTGAGCACCGATGTCGACCTAGCCATCACCACAACCCTGCAAGTGCAGAACGCCACCAATGGCCTGTTCGCGGCATGCCAGCCGCCACAAGGCATGATCGCCACGAATCTCGACTGCTACATTCTGACGATCAGTCCTGCATCGGGTCTGCAAGGTTCGGCGCCGATGACGAGCGCCTTGAGTTGTGGTTTCGCATCGGCCTGCGCCAGCGCCAATGTGGCGGAAGGCGTGCAGTTTGGGCTCCTGCCATTGGGCGTTCCGAACACCAGCAACACGACGCCACTGCGCAGCCAGGCGCTGCAACTGTATGCCACGCTCGCTCCTCAATTCATCACGCTGGCCGGACTGACGGGGACTGCCGCCAGCAACCTCGAGGCACAGCTTGCGCCGTCCCTCTCAAAGTTTCGCAATGCTTTAGCCCATCTGTGTTTTGGCACCGATGTACTGGCGGGATTTCCCGCCAATCCGTTCGCGGCAACCAACGGCGTCTCGCAGTTCGAGGAGTACGGTTTGCTCGACGCACTCCGTGACCAAGGCTACCTGACGGATTGCGCCGTGCCTCTCGCGCTTGTTTATTGGACCGCCGCCGGCGTGCAGTTTGTGGATATGTGGTCGGTCCGCCGGCCAGTGTTCCCCACCGCAGCGTCGGAACTGTGGTCCATTTTCAGTGGCCGTCGCCGCATCGCGGAGGGCTTGGCGATGTTCTTGCAATTTCAGGAGCAGATTGCGTGGTTAGGCATCCAGATGGGTGGCCTTGGAAGCGTCAACGCACAATCATGGTTTACGCAATTGCCGCCACTCGGTGCGATTCCAATCGGCGCCGAAACTGGGGGCAGCGGTGCCGGAGCTATTGGGTTTTTGGGGAACATGACTTATCGCGGTCCGGAGTTCATCGAGGGCGCGAGCCTTCAGGCCCTGATGCGAAGCTCCTTTGCCTATCCGCCGATCGACCCTGCCACGGGAGAATTCATCTGGGTCTACACCGTGCGCGAGAACATTCAGGCGTTGGACAACAATTTGACCACGCCGCTCCAGGCTTACATAGTTTTCTCTAACGGCCACATGCCCTACAAGGCCGACGCACGGTTTGATGGCTCGCGATGGGATTACAGCAACTATGCCCTGGGGTAGCGGCGGTCAATATGCGACCGTCAACGTCACGGCAACAACGTAGTTTGGGAACGAGCTTGGAGATCTAGATCGGAGGATCCAATGACGATCACGATTCAACCACCGAAACCCGGGGACCTGATTCGCAGCGAGTACATGAAGGAACTGATTGATCAACTCGTTACGCTCGACGGCCGAGTTAGCGCGCTGGAAGGCGTGACGCCCGGAGCGAACGGTCAACTTTCGATCACGCGCATCGTGCCAACCGAGGTCGTGATTGGAGATCCGATCCAGATTATCGGCGTCAATTTCGGCCTGCCGGCTCAGAACATCGTAACGTTCGATGGGGGCAATTCGGTGATCCCCTCGAGTGGGAACGATAAGCTGCTAAATGTAATTGTGCCGACGATCGACCTCGGCGGGGCAACCCAGAAGTCCGTCTCCGTGGGTGTCAGCGGTGGCGCGCGCGGATTCGACTCTGCGCCGTTAACGGTCCAGGCGATCCAAGCGACGATTCCCGCAGGGACCATCACCGTAACTCCCGGGCAAATTCCTGCCAACATCCAGCCGGGGAGTACCGTGATCTTTCCATTCACCATCCAGGCACAGACGAATCTGAGCGAGAGCTACAACCTCGTGACCGGCCTGCCGACGGTCGCGGCAGGTCAGACAGCCTGGACCGCAATTGTGACCAGTGATGCCGCAGGCAACAATGTGATCACGCAATTGACAATCCCGGCGCCTGTCGCCAGTCAGTCGTCAACAGCGCAAGTATTCGTCAAGGTGACGATTCCAGCGGGCACGGGGGTGGCGAACCCGTTCGTCACCCTGAGTGTCAACTCGGTGCACAACCCGCCGCCCAACCCGGGCTCTCCGAGCGGCAGCTTTTCAGCCACCTTCACTTTCGGTGGATCAACGCAGCCGCCGCAAACCGTCGGTTTCGCGATCAGCACCTTCACCGGTTCCGGCGTCGCTGGAGATCTCACCGGCGTGTCGATCCCTTTGCCCACGCCGACGCAGCCGCCGATCGACGGCATAAGTTACATCTTCCAAAACCTTAATGCGGTTCAATACACGATGTCGTTGGCATGGCTCGATCCATCGAACGCGAATCACGGCTGGACCGCATCGTTCGGCGGTGCTCCGGGTATCACGGCGAACTGGCCAGTGTTGAGCCAGACGATCACCATGAGCACAGCAGGAAGCTCCAGTCCGGTAAAGGTCGCCATCGTCGCTCCGGCCGGTTCGACACAAAACACGCTCATCATCACCGTGCGCGCTGCCGGAGCCAATTCGAGCACCGATTACGGAATCCTTAATCAAGTCATCAAGCCCGCGTAGCGGCGACAACGTATTCAGATAAATCTCGTCAATGGAGGCACACATGAAAAAGACACGGTGTACAGCAGCGTTGGCGATGGTTGCCGTTATGTGCACGGCGCCCGCGCACCCGCAACTCAACTTCTGTTTCGGTCCGACGATCGCGCGTAGCGTCCCCAACCCTGTCTTCGACGGCAACATCGACGGGGATAACGGCTGGCTAAATTCGTTCTTGTACCGTGGCGGAAACGGCGCACCGGACGCCGACATCATCCTGCAGGGGAACAGCTTTACAGACGGCGGCGGCCACCAGTGGCTCGCCCTCGGCGCCAGCGTGCTCAATGACACCGAGTGGGATGCGGGCGACTCCGTAGTTATCCTCTTCAAGTCCGGCAGCGGTTCCTACAACGAGATTGTGGTCTCCCCGCTTGAGAACGATGTCGCGCCCACCACCCCAATCGCAAACGGCAGGCCCGGGGCCTCGCAGTACTCCACGTCTTCGACCGGATCCCCGGGAACCTGGACACTTGTTGGCAATGCTCCGTCGTGGGTAACGTGGGGATCCGTTGGCACGGCGGGTGGCGGGGCGTGCACGGCGGCCCAGCCCGGCACCGCATGCAAGTGGACGGTCGAACTCGGCATCGACACCACCGCTGCAGCCGCTGCCGGCGTCACCGGAATCATCAGTCTGAATCAGCTCTACGTTGATGTAGTCGCAATTTTTGACCGCAGCGGCCCGATGAGCTATCAGTCCTCCTGGCCGAATGGAAATACTTTGGTAGACGGGACCGATTTCACGATCACCCCAGCGGTCGCTAACTGGGGCGGCGCGTCGACCTCACCAAACGCTTGCAAAGGCGTCTCGGTCAGCTACGCCGACATCAGCGCCAGTCCGCTCGACGTTGGTGGAAATCTGCAGGCGGGTCTGAGCACAACCCTCACTGCGAAACTTCACAACAGCGGCGCCAACGCGAATGGCGTGATTGCTCACTTCAGCCATGCGCCGTTCGGCGTCTGTGGACTCGTGGACAGCTGTTTCACTGAGTTCGGCACCAGCAACACTCCCGTGAGCTGTCCGAATGGAGGCACCCCGCCATCATGCTGCACCGGAACTGCCGCATGCATTCCACCCGATATGAGCAACAATGCGGGCACGGCCCTGCAGGCGTCGTGGACGCCCACCAACGCTGACGATGGTCATCAGTGCATTCGAGTCAAGCTCGAAGCAACTCAGGCCGGCACCACGTTCGCCAGTTCGGGTGACTTTCATAACATGTGGGTCGACCATTCTTCCAATGTGGACGTGCACGCGCGTATCGATATGACCAAGGTTCCGGCGCCTGAGGGCGGAGGCAATCAACGCGTCCGCCTCTACTCGTACCGGCAGACTCAGTACGCTTTCTCCGATGGAACCGCCCCAGGGGTCGCCGCAGCAACATTCACGGCGCAAATCATCACGCAATACCGCGGCTATCGCTACACCGGCAAGCACGTCACTGTCAACAGAGTGAAATCGGAAATCTGGGACCCCGTCGGCTCGTACGCCTATACCATTCAGCACGAAGTGGATCAGGCGTTCGAAACCGGATTCGAGCAACGCAACGCCACGGTTTTCGATCGGTTCTGCGCGAACTATACTGCCGCACGAACGACCTCTGGAAGTGGTGACTGCATCACCACGCTTAAAGCTCGGATGAGAAAAGATCCGGCTTTGGTGCAACAGGTCAACACCGCGTTGGCGAGCTTGGCGGAGACGCCGAAGGTAACCGATTGGACCTTTGACTTGCAAGGCGTGAAGCATGTTGGCAACAACCCCGATCAGGTTGAGCTGGAGGTCCCGTTGAACAGTGCCGTCATGCTGCCAACCAAGATCAGCTACGTAGCGGGGAAAAAGCGGTGCTTCGACCTTGTGGGGGCCGGGGTTCCCGTCAGCGCCTTTGGTCTGACGATTCTGGGCCTTGGTGTTTACCTGCCCCGGAAAAGAAAGGAGTAGCAATGTCGGCTGGAAATGAAGAACTGTTCTTCCATGTGCCGCGGTCGCTCGCAGGCTTCGATCCTTCGATGGTTTGGGCGGCGGGGCTGCTTGCTGCGAGCGCTCATGCGGTCTTCTCGGCATGGCGTGCGGGACTAAGTACACGCGCCATGTATCGGGCAGTCGTCTTGTCACTTCTGGGCGGCCTCTGGGGTGCGAATCTGCTTTCTTTACTGGTACACGGCTGGGAGGGCGGACCGCTGGCTGCCTTTGCGTTCGTGCAAGGCGGGAAGAGTCTGTTCGGAGGACTGCTGCTTGGTGGGTTTGCCGCGGTACTCTATTTCCACTATCGCAAGTTGCCCATGCTCGCCTACGCTGACGCGGGCATGCTGGCTCTTACGCTCGGTTACGCCATCGGTCGCATTGGATGTTTCCTGAATGGGGATGACTACGGCACGTTAACCCACGTTCACTGGGCGGTTGTGTATCCACCGGGGACGGAGGCGTACGAAGCACATCTCGAGCGTGGCTGGATTTCTCCGGGAGATGCTTGGTCTCTGCCCATCCACCCAGTCCAACTCTATGCGTCCTTGCTGGGGCTAGCTCTCTTCGTCGTGCTCGTGGCCTGGCGTCCTAAGTGGGAGGGCAGTCGACTCTGCGCCTACCTGATTATTTACGGAGTTAGCCGATTTTTTTTGGAGTATCTCCGCGGCGACTTCCGAAGAGTGCTTGGAACTTTCTCTCTCCCGCAGCTCTTTAGCCTCTGCTTTATTTCCCTGGGTTTGGTCCTCTGGCTTCATCGAGGAAGGGTGCAAGCCACTGCAATTTCCAGCGCCCCCGTTCCGGATCAAGCGAGGTCTTGCTAATGGCAAGCACTCTAACCGCGGCTCCATTGCGCTGGCGTCGCCGTTATCCGAACGGAGATCTTGCGATCAAGCTGCGCGTGTCCCACCTGGTTGAGAGTGTTGATTTCGAGCCACGAGAGCTACCCCCGGCGTCCATCCTGATTGTGCGCCGGCTGGAAGATCCCATGCCACGCTGCTTGCGCGGCGACCCATCAGCGTTGGCCCCGGCGCCGGCGTGGGAGCGGGCGGCGCGTTCAGCCCTTTCTGGCATCGCCCGACAGACCGCACGGCCCATGCGCGATTTGGTGCCGTCAAACGCGAACGCGGTCTTATTTGCCGACGAGGCGGAGCTTCTGGCTTGCTTCTCACGCGATCTGTTGCGTGGAGTGGTGTCTTCACTCTGGTGGTGGAGGACATTTCTGCGCTCCCTGCCCTCCGCCGCAACGCATGGCCTTCTGGAGGCCTGGCGAACAAATATCCGTTCCGTTCCCTCCGCTCTTGCCCATCTTTCCGAACGGCGGGAGGCGATTTGGGTGCTGAGTAGTTTTACCCCCGCACATGCGTGGCTGATTCTCGAAGAGATTGCCTGCGGCTTTGATCTTAAGTTTGTTGTTGCGGCGCGGAAAGCGTCGAGTGGTGTCACTGCAGAGCTCCCTGTTGCGGGCGCAGGGGCGGCAGCCCATCCTGTAGGCACCATCCCTTTCTGGCCTTCTCCGCAAGACTCTCCACTTGTTGTCGCACCGTGGCACGGAGTCCTGGCCGACCATATCGTTTCCACCAGTCTGGGCTGGGAGCGATCGGCGCTGCTTGGCGTTTCTCTTTTGCTGTGTCAATCGCCCAAGATTGTTCGCAGCCAGGAGTTCGCCCGGGCGTTTATTCGCTGGCGCCACTCATCGATCGGGCCAAGCTACGCCATGCAAACAGACGTTCTTGAGGAAACCAACGAGCCAGAATCCGGATCTCGACCTCAAGCTGTCCCTCCCCTAATTCAGCTCCGACGCGGGGATTCGAATGAAGGATTCGATAACGTGAAGTCTTCCGCTCTGGATGGCCCAGACCGACACGCGCATGAGGGTGGCTCCCCGAACTTTGATTTGGCCCCCGAGCTCGATCCCACCTGCCGGGCTACCGATACTTCAACCGAACGCGAGGGTCTTCGGGCAGCGAGAGGCGAGGGAACAGAATGGGGAGCGGAAGCTTTGCAGGCGAAGGCCATCGCGCCTCATCTTCCCGTGCCTGGCAAATTAGCGTCACAGTCAGTGCGACGAAATGCGACGGCTGCCGAAGTAGTCGAACCTGTCCCGGTTGAGGAACTAGCTGGACCTATTCCGGTAATGAAGAAGAGTCTGGCTGCCGGTGAGTGCGTATCGACCGCGCTCGGCGGTGTGTTCTTTCTCATCAACGTACTGAAAGCGCTTAGATTGTCGCAATTGCTCGAGCAGGAGTGCGGCTGTCAGCTCGGCTTAGGGAGCTGGGAGCTGATCGAGCTCATAGCCCGGTTCCTGCTTAGGTCGAGTGATGCCTATCTGGCCCAGGATCCTCTGTGGGCTCTTCTGCTGGTCCTCGACGGCCGCCCAGCGGAACAGAAAGCGGGAGCCGACTTCTCTCCGCCGGACTGCTACCGCATTCCGGACTCGTGGGTTCCGGATGATGTAACTGACAGGCTTGAGATTCGTTGTTGCGGGCGCCGGCTCGAAGTCTGGAACCCGCTCGGGTTTCCCCAGATGGTCCGCTATTTTGATCAACCACCGTCGCGAGCGACCATCGAGCAGGAACTTGAGAAGAACGGAGCGCGGGGAAAGTTCTCACGTCTCCGCCGTCATCCTTCACTGTATAGAGGCGCCGAGGCGCTCGACCTCGCTTTAGACCGGCCGCTCCGGCGCCTTCTGGCCTTCTTGATGCCTTTCTTGCGCTGGCGCCTCGCGGCTGGACTCGGGCTAGGCACCGCTCCAAGACCCGACCTCGCCGAAGCCTTACTGTTACGCGTAGCAAACGTCTGGGTGACATCAACGCACGTTGATTTAATGATGGGCCTGAACCAGGTGACCGCACCGGTTCGTTGTTCGGGCCTCGATACGGACCCAGGATGGGTTCCGGAATTGGGGCGAGTCGTCAAATTTCATTTCGACTAGGCAGGTAGAAATTGGACCGGGAACTCAATCCCTTTTCTGACGTTCCGTGTACCGCACGAGGGCACTTAGGTCTCCTTTTTTATGAGGCCGCCTGTCGCGTGATCTTCTATCTGCAGCACCGTTCCCAACTTTCCGGCAACTCTCCGAAACAAGTGTTCGAAACCTTCCCTTTCCTGTCTTCTTACTGGGAAGAACTGCAGCACCGTTTTCCGGAAATAGAGCAAACTGAACAATTCCTGAATATCCTTCGCACCGAGTGTGACCGATGGGAGGAGTCCTGCCAGGAATGGCTTCCGCTGCGCGCCGTTCGCCAACAGGCGTCGCTCGGCGCGGAAGCCGTAGCCTGCCTCGTGCTGGCAGGGCTGACAGAACAAGACGCGCGCTTCGGTGAATTGTTCAGTGTCCTGCAGCAGCCGCTGGTACAGCGCCGTCCGACGCTTGGCCTTTTGCAACAGCTGATGCAAATGGAGCAGGGTCCCTCGGACGCTTGGAACCTTTGCCTGCCGCTTCTCGACCAGGGATTGTTGGTCGCCACCAATCGGGATACACCCAGAGCCGAATGGGCAGTTCGGGTTCCGTCTGCAGTCTGGAGCGCCCTGCGCGGAGAGTACGCCAAAGAGCCCATTCCTGGAACGAAATATCATCCGTCCGGCGATTTTGCCCCCATTCGCGAGCTCATACTTGCTCCCGAACAGCGTGCGCAGCTTTCTGAACTGGTCTTGCTCTTAAGCTCGAATCGAACTCGCGCGGTAGTGGTTCGAGGATTGGCCGGCAGCCCACGCATCGAAATTTTGGGCAGTATATCCCGCGAAATGGGGCGCGGGCTGTTTGAGGTGGATGGGCCGCTGCTTGCCGACGAAGAGCGTCGCCGCCTGATTGGCCCCATAGCGATCTTGATCAACTGTATCCCGGCGCTCAGTTTTGAACTCGGGACCGGAGAATCCGTCGATATTCCTCCGCTCGGCGGCTACGCCGGACCGATCGGGCTTTCCCTCGGTTCCGAGGGTGGATTGGCAGGCCCGTTAATGGATCGTTCGGTCACAGTGCATCTCCAACCGGAGACGCCTGAGCAGCGCCTTCGCTATTGGCAGCGCGAACTCAAAGACCACTCTGCCGAAGATCTGCACCCGATTGCAAAAGGCTTCACCTTGAGCGGAGGCCATATCCGGAAAGCAGCAAGAGTAGCCGCCACCCACGCGGCGCTCGACGGCCGCTTAAAAATTAATTCGACGGACGTGCGTCAAGCCACCCGCAACCTTGGCCAGAGACTTGAGTTTTTGGCCGCTAGATTGGAGGATGGTGGTGACTGGGCACACTTGGTCGTTCCAGCTTCGACGGAACGCGCCTTACACGATCTCCAGACGCGCTGCCGTCATCGCGAGCAGCTCGCAACCCTGCTGAGCCGCCAGCTACCAGGTGGACTCAACCGGGGAGTGCGTGCCCTCTTTGAAGGGCCCAGCGGCACAGGTAAAACTCTTGCCGCAAGGATCCTTGCCTCCGAGCTCGGCCTTGATCTTTATCGCGTGGACCTGGCTGCGTTAATGAACAAATACATCGGGGAGACGGAGAAGAATCTTAGCCGGGTGCTCAGCCGAGCGGAGGACCTTGACGTAATTCTGCTGCTCGACGAAGGTGACTCGCTGATGAGCCGCCGCACCGACGTCAAGACAGCGAACGACCGTTACGCAAACCTGGAAACCAACTACTTGCTGCAGCGCCTCGAAACCTACGTGGGAATCGTCCTCGTAACTACCAATATCGGCGGCGCGATCGACAGCGCATTTCGGCGGCGCATTGATGCGATTGTCAGATTCCATCTCCCGCAGGCGGAAGAGCGCTGGCGCTTGTGGCAGCTCCATCTCCCACCGCGACATGCCGTCCAGCCCGACGAGTTGGAGACGATTGCGCTGCGATATGAGATGACAGGCGCCCAGATACGCAATGCCTCCGTGCAGGCGGCCCTGTCGGCAATGCAGGGTTCGCGCGGAGCGATCAAGGTGGCCGATTTAAGAAACGCGATTCAGTCCGAGTATCGCAAGGCCGGCGCCGCCGTGCCCGTCGAAGAAATCAGAAGCGCGGAGTGTCAGGAACACCGCCTCTCAGGTTTTCTTTCCGTAATTTCCTGATAACTCTGGCGCCCGCAAGGTCCAAGAACATGGCTGACGTACAAAGGGTTCATAAGACGCGCGACAGGTCACAGGCTGCTA encodes:
- a CDS encoding prolipoprotein diacylglyceryl transferase, with the translated sequence MSAGNEELFFHVPRSLAGFDPSMVWAAGLLAASAHAVFSAWRAGLSTRAMYRAVVLSLLGGLWGANLLSLLVHGWEGGPLAAFAFVQGGKSLFGGLLLGGFAAVLYFHYRKLPMLAYADAGMLALTLGYAIGRIGCFLNGDDYGTLTHVHWAVVYPPGTEAYEAHLERGWISPGDAWSLPIHPVQLYASLLGLALFVVLVAWRPKWEGSRLCAYLIIYGVSRFFLEYLRGDFRRVLGTFSLPQLFSLCFISLGLVLWLHRGRVQATAISSAPVPDQARSC
- a CDS encoding ATP-binding protein, with the translated sequence MIFYLQHRSQLSGNSPKQVFETFPFLSSYWEELQHRFPEIEQTEQFLNILRTECDRWEESCQEWLPLRAVRQQASLGAEAVACLVLAGLTEQDARFGELFSVLQQPLVQRRPTLGLLQQLMQMEQGPSDAWNLCLPLLDQGLLVATNRDTPRAEWAVRVPSAVWSALRGEYAKEPIPGTKYHPSGDFAPIRELILAPEQRAQLSELVLLLSSNRTRAVVVRGLAGSPRIEILGSISREMGRGLFEVDGPLLADEERRRLIGPIAILINCIPALSFELGTGESVDIPPLGGYAGPIGLSLGSEGGLAGPLMDRSVTVHLQPETPEQRLRYWQRELKDHSAEDLHPIAKGFTLSGGHIRKAARVAATHAALDGRLKINSTDVRQATRNLGQRLEFLAARLEDGGDWAHLVVPASTERALHDLQTRCRHREQLATLLSRQLPGGLNRGVRALFEGPSGTGKTLAARILASELGLDLYRVDLAALMNKYIGETEKNLSRVLSRAEDLDVILLLDEGDSLMSRRTDVKTANDRYANLETNYLLQRLETYVGIVLVTTNIGGAIDSAFRRRIDAIVRFHLPQAEERWRLWQLHLPPRHAVQPDELETIALRYEMTGAQIRNASVQAALSAMQGSRGAIKVADLRNAIQSEYRKAGAAVPVEEIRSAECQEHRLSGFLSVIS